The Salvia splendens isolate huo1 chromosome 20, SspV2, whole genome shotgun sequence nucleotide sequence CACGCATCACTTTGGTTTCCCGAAAACTGGAGGTATTCGTTGCGCCATTTCGTGTTtttatgtgtattgtgttttgAGTTTTTGTTAGCGTTCGACTCTGCACACCCGAACTCACATTAGTATCATATTTTAGGTTAAGCCCTCACGGTATTGGTTACCACATTTCCGTGTATTTTGCTTCGTCTCTTTGGAGGCATTTGGTGATGTTAAGGATTTTTATGTGCAatatgttttgagtttttatGAGCGTTCGACTATGCACACCCGAACTCACATTAGTATCATATTTTCCACTTTAGGTTAAACCCTCACGGTATTCGTTGCCACGTTTTCGTGTATTTTGCTTCGTCTGTTTGAAGGCAGTTGGTGATGTTAAGGGTTTTATGTGCATtatgttttgagtttttgtTAGTGATCGACTATGCACACCTGAacccacattagtatgatattgtcgaCTTTAGGTTAAGCCCTTACTGTTTAATTTTTGGGACACTTCCCAAATAGCTTCATACTAATTTAGTTGGGGTAGCACTTATATATTGCTTTCAATTTTTACTTATTTCCCGACGTGAGATGTGGTTTGCACCCCAGCAGTCTTGCTCCTTCTTTTCTGTTTCGAGTTTCTTGAATTCATAAATGTAGGCTATATTGTGTAAATTAATAGAGTGTTTGGCATGAATTACGCGTAAGTTAATGTAACTGTTTTCGATTTTCTTGTATGCCAGCTATGAGATCACAGTTTCTTATCGAGTGTTTATCCGATTTGAAGCAAAATTTGATGAAAAGGGGCCTAAACCTTCTGATTCAACAGGGGAAACCAGAGCAGATTCTTCCTTCACTTGCCAAAGCATATGGAGTCCACACTGTTAAGTAACTCTATTTTCTACGTTTCTTTTCGTATTAGCATAGATAGTCGGTTTACTAGATCTCATCTATAAACGGAACATTGTTGGTTGGAATAACAGGTTTATGCTCAGAAAGAAACGTGCAGTGAGGAAGTAAATGTCGAGAAATTGGTTTCCAAGAATTTAAGAAAAGTCGTGCTACCATCAGCCGAGGGCGTGTCTACTAAGCATAAGTCTTCTAATGTTACTAATCTGGATTTGATCTGGGGGTGTACTATGTACCACATCGATGACCTTCCATTCAATTGCACGTCTTTGCCAGACGTGTATACTCAGTTTCGTAAGGTGCATTTCCTTTATCATTCGTTTCAGTTTCAGTGCTAGTTTTGGTCAATAGAAGAGGCTCTCTGATGTGTTTGATGTGTTATGATCAAACATACAGTCGGTTGAATCAAATTCTACCATTAGGAGTTGCATTAAGGTTCCGGCATCACTTGGTCCCATGCCCGATGTTAAAGATTGGGGATGCATCCCCGATGCTTCCATGCTTGGGATTCAGCCAGAAAAGGCATGtaaattttatttctaaatatacaTTAAAGTATTAGTTTCTCTTGAGGCTCAATGTTGCATTTTGTTTGATTCTTCCGATGCAGGCTTCGAAAGGAATGTCGTTCACAGGGGGCGAAAGCGCAGCACTGAGTAGAGTGCACGAATATTTCTGGAAGAAGGCGAGTGCTTTCTTCTGATTTACCAAATACTATTTGAAGTCATTCTGGATTTGAGTATAATGAGTTTGATTGTGTACTTTTTTTAGGATCTCTTGAGGACATATAAAGTGACACGAAACGGGATGCTAGGACCAGACTACTCTACAAAGTTTTCTCCCTGGCTTGCCTTTGGAAGCCTTTCACCTCGTTTTATTTATGAAGAGGTACAACGCGACTTACATCCGTATTCGATAAATTAATATCATGCTTAATCAACTGCAACGATCGGTTAAGATTTTGATATAAACGAGAATTTGATTTGTTTAGGTGAAGAGATATGAAAAGCTGAGAGTATCAAATGATTCCACATATTGGTACTTTCCTCTAGTCGGCTTCTATCAACTTGTGTTTTTGTGTGAGATTACACACATCGAAATTAATTGTGTCGTGTAGAAACTGTCGAACGATGTCCATGAAAAGCTACTTGTTTTATCACCAGGGTGTTATTTGAACTTATATGGAGAGACTACTTCATATTCCTATCAATCAAGGCTGGAAACTCTCTCTTTTATGTTGGTAAGGGAAAAGGAATACCGTAATCCATGACTGAAAACGAAAGCACTTGTTTCGAGCTCAAAGTTTAAAATTGCATCAGAATCTGATCAGCTCTAAGTAAATTTTGATTCGTATATACTTATGTGGTGAAGAATGTTGATACATCCACAACTATATCTTTTTGGGTAGAAAATTTCTTGAAGATGGTATATTTTACATTACAGGTGGTCCTCGAGGAGTGCAGACGAATTGGAGCCAAGACCAAGCACTGTTTGATGCTTGGCGAAATGGTCAGACCGGGTATGTCTTTGGGGGTTCGTTATTTCATTATGTTTCTTATGCATTCATACGAAAAAGAATGTTGTCCATTTCCGTTGACAGATTCACTATCGTGCAACTTTAGGTATCCTCTAGTTGATGCAAACATGAAAGAGCTATTGGCTACTGGCTTCATGTCGAATAGGGGGCGACAGGTGAACTTAAAAATCAGTACCCATACATGTTTGAGTTTTTCAGTTAGTTTGATGCGAACGTCTATTTTTGACAGATTGTATGCTCATTTCTCGTTCGAGACATGGGTGTTGACTGGAGGATAGGAGCAGAATGGTTCGAGTCATGCCTCTTAGATTATGATCCGTGTTCCAACTACGGTAACTGGACCTACGGAGCAGGTCAGTTCCAGTGCTAGAGATATTCTTCTGTGCCGTCATTCATTCTGTATTGACAAATAGTAGCTGATGTTCTTTACTTCTCGCGGTAGGTGTTGGGAATGATCCACGAGAGGATCGGTATTTCAGCATCCTGAAGCAAGTATGCTAAACTTCAACTTTTCTTAGTCTTTTCTTCATGGGAATGGGACAAAAGAACTATGTTAGCAACCTGACTATGTTGTGAGTTCAGGGTCAGAGCTATGATCCAGACGGAGAGTTCGTGGCGTACTGGTTACCTCAAGTGAAGCCACTGCCTAAAGAGAAGAGGCATAATCCTGGGATGATGATGTATATGAAGCCAATAGTGGCACTCAAATTTGGGAACACAAAGGCCTCAGGAGCAAGAAGAGGTGGTGTGGAAGAGAAGAAAGGGAAGAGCTATAGAGGCAATAGAGTGCAATAAAATAATGATGCTTGgcatatacatatcatttttCAAGTGGAGGAATGAGAAATAAGTTGTTTGTTAGCTCTTGCTCTTCCCAGTGTTGTGGGTGGATGTGTTCACAGATCTCTGAATACTGTCTTGCTTCTGCAAGAAGGCGGCATTCGTCCATGTATCAAGGAGCTGTAACGATGCACAAGTGGTTCGTGGGAAGAGAACACAAGGATATTCGAGCAAGGCTCTGTGTGTAATTTTGACTATGAGTTTCACTTGAAACACATGACTTTTGCACTAGTCTATCTGTAACACTATAGTTGAGTCGTTTTCCATTTTTAGTCATCTTACtggttgagtcatttccatttatgaTGAAAATAGCACATTTAAtctttttttacttcattcttcttctgttttattctctcttcatatATGTACTTCATATTCTCTACACTTGACACACTAAGCGTTTATTCTTTGATCTTCGTGCCCAAAACAAACACATCAACATCAGTATGACTtctactaattattttattaattaaatgataaGTGATAGGatccaaaaaaaaacattataatTTGGGTGGCAAAGCCTTTTCTCCCTGTTAAGTGTCACTGATATCATATCATCATGCAAATGGAGGATGAGAAAAAAGTCCACCCACAGGCCACCATGccgatatatatataaaagatgccaaaaattagtagtaatatataaGTAGGGTCAAAAAAATATAGTGTGTGTCGATATTACTTTGGGTAGCTTAAATATGTAAGTAGGCAACTACAATTTAGACAGTATTCATCCCTATTTAAGCAAAAACACATGTATCAATTAATCAAAGGTGCTATATTTGAGTCATCATCAGCTATCCTCTCCGAAAATCTGTAAAAATCTGATGGCAGTGGTATATTGAGTTCTGAGCAGACTAACTGCATGATTTTTGCTGTCACGCCTCCCATATTTAACTTGTTCAGCGTTACGCCAATAGAGAATCTGTTGTCAATGTCGCAATAGCCTGTCGATCCACCGAGTCCAGAATGCCCGAAGCCAATCAGCTTACCATCCTCTGAGTAAGATCTCTTAAAACCAAGACCAAACTGCCCACCTGGAAGTGTCAACTCCTCGTAATCCCCGGCTCCAACGAATGCATCGTGGATTCTGCTGTTGGTAAAAAGTTTAGCAGTTGTTTGGTCGTTGCCATATTCACGTATAGCGACAGAGATGCTGCTGCTGCTAACATCTTCACTGGGAACCTTAGTGTAGTTAGCTCCGCTGGCCTTTTTCAAGGAGCTACCATCTTTGGAATTGTTTCGTGAGTGCTTGGAACCTTTTTGTTTTTTGGTGGATTTTGGAGATGAGAATTTGGGGATGTGCTGGTGGCTCCCCAGTTTGGGTTCGGCAGGAGAAGCATGTGGTGGTGGAATGGCGCCTTGATCCACGAGAGCTGCATAGTAGCGTGCAAGAGCACGAGCTGAGCAATGTGCATTAGCAGAAGGTATGATGGCACGCCGTGCAAAAAGAGTGTTAAATAAAGCAGGAAGAGCAGATGCGATCTCGGATGGGTCTTGCATTTGGGACTGGAAGCTGGCTGGAATATCTGGCCGGCTTTTGGCCATCTCGGAGAGTCTCTTGATGTCCTCCGCATCAGATGTGAGAGTGGCAAGTCGAGATTCCACACCTAGTAGAAATAAATTGCAGTGTCAAATATATAGAGTCAAAAAAAGGAAGACTATGAGAAAGATTAGATCATTTTTCTTATCCAACCAACTAAACTGTACAGGACTCGGAGACCTTTCGGACTTGATCTAACAATTAAAGTATTCGGTTCCCACTTTTAGACCATATATAAGAGATCTGACAAAACAAACTCTGGTAAGTCTTACTCCTCTCTTCTCGATCTAATATAATTTCCCAATGGTTCAACGAACTGCACTTGATGGGTTTAATATTTACCGCCAAGTTGAACTAGCCAACTAGGAATAAGAACGAGTACAAGGTGCGTGTGAACAGGAGACATTATGCATGAAGAGTCTAAACATACCTGGAGGAATTCCAATGTATAGCTCTCCATTTATGTTAAGAGGTTGAATAAATGCTTCTTCAAGGATCTCCGGAAACTTCTTCTTTGATGCATGCtgtttttagtaaaaatgatattaataAGCCTCACAACGTAAATATTGGTTCAATTAGCAGAGAAACGGGGAGTTTCTCCACTGGACATGAAAAACAGTAGGTGAAACTTTCTCCATTTCAGGATTCAGGTTCTATTCCAAAGAGAGGAGAGGGCTGAGCAACTAAAGCTTCCTCTTAGGAACTACATATACCGGCATGACTAACTTAAACCAGTACCTAGAAAGTTTGTTGTAACATGTATCAGCATAATCATTTTTGTCTTGTAAGGCCACCATAATCAGAATACTGTGCTCTCCATCTGTGTCATGAAAACAGATGTAGAGCAATAGCATTTCTCTgtcaaaaaaattcacaaatctTCTCGAATGGTATGAATAGCTCATCTTtgcaaattttgaattttagtcAAATTAAAATAGCAGTATGGTAAAATAGAAGTTTTAATTGGACCTTTATCGAGTCTTTGCTCTTATTGTATCATAGACAATCAAGAACATGTGAATTATGTTGAAGATAAAAAGGAAGGGAGCTTCACACGACACAAGCTATAGTATTCATACAACATTCCAAGGTTGAATTATGCTGTCCCTAAACCAGACATAAGaagataattttaaatatagagAGAAGAAGGGGTGGGAGGTCTGAGGgaaatactcccccgtcccccATTATGTGCCCcacttttccattttgggacGTCTCTTATTCATTGTTCCACTTAACctttattatttttggtaatgaagctcatattccactaactcattcaattcacagtttattataaaactaatatataaaagtacgACCAACATTCCACTTACTTTTTCCACATCTataatttacatttcttaaaacctgtgttaGGTCAAAGTGGCACAAGTAATTCGGTTGGGGGGGAGTACAAGATTGAAATCCGCAATATCATTTTGTTACTGAAAGAATAAGATCttcaatttaatatatttaccTCAATAATACCACCACATAACCAGCCAAAAGACAAGTAATGATATGACTGCTGACCTCCGGGTTCAGTCTCTGGCACCATCTTTGTGATGCAATTTAGACATTCATCCCAATCAGTCAGAAGTAGAGGGTTTTCGCGTGCTACACTGCCCATGGCATTTTGCAAACCAGCTGTGTGATTAAGCACGTGATGAACCTAatagaacaaataaaaaagtaTTTTGAACACATCATCCAAAGATAAGACCTGAAATGGGAAACAAGCTGGAGACAGTACATGATAACTATACTCTAATACAATCTTAGAGTTGAGAATTTGCAAGTTAGGTCACATCATTTGGTGAATAAATAAAGATGGTTGCACTTCACTAACACCacagattattttaattattagggCATTTTCAAACAGATATAGATTCGTCGTCATCATATGAAAACTAGCATACATCCAAAACATTACCTTTATCTTGTCTTTTCCATCTGATCCAAATTCGGGCCATATATTTTCAACTTTGTCCGAAAGGTTCAGCTTCCTGCTAGATTAATTTTAACCAGTTAATACTGAATCTTCATTTCCAACCAAATCACGTGTGAGGACCAACCAATTAATTTGTTGGATATCAATGCAACAATTATTTTCACATAGAGAATAGATACATATTAAATGGGGCTAACAGTAAGGATCTAGTCAACAGTGGCAAACCACAGCTGCATAAATAGATCTGCCGCTTCATGCCTACATGAATATAACAGAGCATTAACAACTTTTGCATACCGTTTATCAACAAGCCAATGAACCATTCCTGCTGTGATTCCTTTAGATACAGAGAAAACAGGGAATAAACTGTCAGGCTGAACTGGTCTAGGATCATATCTTCCAAGGACCCCAGCAGCAGTGTCAATGATTACTTCTCCATCTTTATAGGCACACACCTACATAAGTTCCGTGAAAAAACAGCAGAACTTCTCAGATAGGCCAGAAGAACTAATATAGAGCAAGAACAAGTGGCTTTGTAATAAAATAAGGGCACAAGCTCTATCACTTGACAAACACACTATGAGATGTCAAaaggaattaatttaattactaaGTAAATAACATAAAGAAGGATAAATTCCACTGTAATGGAGTCACtttttttttgcactcgttttgaagaaatgataataaaaatggagagagagtaaaataagggAGTATGTACCAAAAATGACCACATATCCTGCCAATATATTCTATATTCTATAAGCTCGATGATTTCACATATTCAAGTGGCATGGGGTTCCAACATAATTTGGGAAATGATATGCTAATGTGAATATAAACAACATGAACTTTTGATTCATTTGGCTTTAGTCTTTTTATCTTCAACAACCAAAACCTGTTAAGTCGAAGGAATAGATATCTAGCATGTTCTTTGCAAAGAAAAGAGTGATCATTGTATTTTTTCTTTTAGGAAAATAACTTTTAATAGACAGGATTTCGTACTTATTCTGCAGTAATGTCTACCTGTATTCCAAGTACTTTATCAGCATTGCCAAGCTCAATTAAGAGCTTCCGAAGCTTGTTTTCAACATTAGAAAGGATAGGAGTGTCGTGCATCCAGTTTGGATTAGCTGCTGGCCCTTTGTTCACATTGCTGAAACAAGTTTCCACAAGAGGATGAACATCCCTGAGGatacaaaaaatcatgaaatcaCAGCTTACCCTTGTAAAACAGATTCTGCAAATGGTCTCATAATATCCACGTAATTAACACGAAGACCCATTGATGACGAAAGACCTGAAATCCATGTCAGTTCACAAATTATGGAAATGTATACCAAATAGAAGAAGTGTGTACATGAAAAAAGTTATCGGATACCTCTTAGAAGATTAATCACTCTGCTGAATATAATGATATCCCCTGGAAAAGCATCAACCTGAAGAAAATATGTATATGAATCCATTGAGAAATACTTTTGTTTGGTGTTTTCATGAGGAAGGGAGGTTTTCCACTAATTGTATAATAACATCACAACCAAGGACATTATTTGGACTTACAGGATTGAATCGTTTGACTTGTTTCTCATTGAGCTTCATTTTCTCTTGAAGGACCTTCATATTTTTATCTCTTTGCTGAGCTAAAGCTTTCATTGTTTTCTTCACCAAATGATGGAAACAACTCAGTACATACAAAACGATTAATTATATTGAAAATGAATATGTGTCTCTTACTGCGGCTTCAGCTGCTGGGGTTGAAGTGCGGAAGAAGACATTTGCTATTTCCATAACTTGCTCGGGTACATCCAACCGCAACTTAAGTCCCATTTCCGTGAAGGAAGATAAAAGAGCCACATGATCACCCTGCAATAAGCAGCACATAAGTTTTCTTGacaaaataaacaataatacatggatttcaatcaaaaaaattgaaaaaacacTGGATCATAGGAGTAGTTAAGAAGGTAAATATGGCAATGAATGACCTGGACAGTAAAGACCTGACAGGCCCAATAAGTTTACATATGATATTAACTCTAggataaaagagaaaatagtgAGCTTCTACTTTTCTAGAGGAAACCCAACACGGGTCTCAACAGCCCAACTAGTGCTCGTACCCAGAGCAAAGGGAAGGCAACAAAACACtatgaattttaattgaaacCCTGAACGTAGCAGCATCGGCAGAGACCTATGTAATTCCATTCCCTTCTACATGGGCCATGAGAACGAGTCGATTTGTTAGCCTCACTGACTGAGGGTTTGTGATATAGATGTAAGAATCACAGGCTTAAACCTTTGGGTCAGATATGGGCTCAAAGCATCAAACTGTCCTTTCCATGATGAACTATCAAGCTAATTTTCTACTACTGGTGTTGTTTTGATGTTCTATCAAAACTTAtcaatttgatatattttggacATCGGTTAACATGAGCACCATGGAGGAAAGGGTGCTAACCTCAGCAGATGCTAGAAACATTTTTGCTAAAGCTTGTTTCAAAGGAGATGATAGCCTCTTCGTAAGCCCAAAGTCTAGCAATATTGGTCGATGTGGAGGAGCCTTGCTCACAAGGAAGTTTCCTGCATCAAATCAGAAGAAGATACATGATACGGCATAAATAAAATAGCAGGATAAAATATGTTCGTTAACAAACTGAAAGAACAAAACCAGACTGAGATTCAAGATATATGGTACCAGGGTGAGGGTCACCATTGAAGAATCCATCAATATATATTTGATGTGCATATGCACGACTAATTTCCTCAACCAGTTTTTGTTTGTCAACACCCATTTCTTGCAGAGAAACTGAGTCGTTTAGACGTACTCCATCCATATACTCTAAGATTAGGACTTTCTCAGTTGACTGCATCATAAcatatattgagaaaaatatgaaattaccaTATAATTAAGAAAAGCAACTTGataatgcaggaaaatgcaaaaaaaaatcttctctttttttttgatgAACTTTCCACGAGTAGATATTActgtaattaaaattaatacataatGTGGGTACAAACTTCGGAGAACATAGTCTGGGAAAGATTAAATCCATGTTATGCACGGATACCATTTTAGGTATCCTTCAAAGCTAGCCATTAAGGTATTGTTTTATTCTGGTATATATGCAATCAATAACTTTGTTCTTCTCTCATGCAGGAAAGCAAACCAAAAAAGGTGTTAGATATACCTGACGAGTATGCCTTTTTCTAAGTATTGAAGAGATGTAAACAATTAAGGTGTACTTAAATGCAATTTTAGGAAGACAATGTCAGAGTGAGAAGTAAACAGAAAAAATGGACTGAAGAAAGTAAGTAGGAAACAGGACTCTATTATAAAACCCATGAGAGTTGAACTAGAGGGATGTAATCAATCAACTCAGCCAGATATGTTGTAAATGTCCTAAAGCAATTTGACTGGATTGAAAAATTAGTGTAATAACACCAGGTCATTAATTTTTGACATATAACTAGACCATAGGTAAATGATCATAAAAGGCTAAAAACTTCAGTCGGAAGAATCTAGAAAAAGCTATACCATAATAATATTTGGAATTAAGACTTCCACACGGTTTATGACGTTATCATCAAAATTACTTTTGCAGCCAAGATTCCTAGAAACTTCCCGAGTGTTATCTACAAAAACCAAGAGAATCACTGAAAGTGTCAACGGATTCGAAAATAGGCACAGATCCAATGATTATGACTAGCTTACCAGCCTCAATGTTGAAGTTAAGTTCTTTGGGTGCTTCTTTGCACCATTCATCTATCATGGGATTGAAGTCATATTGTGGTTCTGCCCAGGCAATCCAATCAACTATTGACTTAG carries:
- the LOC121782413 gene encoding uncharacterized protein LOC121782413 — its product is MGWGSIYKRRVKVFTLSVVIYLDYKALQVREKWTKSSKRDELWEKAHECNAKRVLKLIVELEGLWVKLGQYLSTRADVLPPAYINHLKQLQDSLPPRKLEEVCLIINQELGKSIDDLFLNFDNIPLATASIAQVHRATLRDGQDVVVKVQHEGIKEIILEDLKNAKSIVDWIAWAEPQYDFNPMIDEWCKEAPKELNFNIEADNTREVSRNLGCKSNFDDNVINRVEVLIPNIIMSTEKVLILEYMDGVRLNDSVSLQEMGVDKQKLVEEISRAYAHQIYIDGFFNGDPHPGNFLVSKAPPHRPILLDFGLTKRLSSPLKQALAKMFLASAEGDHVALLSSFTEMGLKLRLDVPEQVMEIANVFFRTSTPAAEAAKTMKALAQQRDKNMKVLQEKMKLNEKQVKRFNPVDAFPGDIIIFSRVINLLRGLSSSMGLRVNYVDIMRPFAESVLQGNVNKGPAANPNWMHDTPILSNVENKLRKLLIELGNADKVLGIQVCAYKDGEVIIDTAAGVLGRYDPRPVQPDSLFPVFSVSKGITAGMVHWLVDKRKLNLSDKVENIWPEFGSDGKDKIKVHHVLNHTAGLQNAMGSVARENPLLLTDWDECLNCITKMVPETEPGGQQSYHYLSFGWLCGGIIEHASKKKFPEILEEAFIQPLNINGELYIGIPPGVESRLATLTSDAEDIKRLSEMAKSRPDIPASFQSQMQDPSEIASALPALFNTLFARRAIIPSANAHCSARALARYYAALVDQGAIPPPHASPAEPKLGSHQHIPKFSSPKSTKKQKGSKHSRNNSKDGSSLKKASGANYTKVPSEDVSSSSISVAIREYGNDQTTAKLFTNSRIHDAFVGAGDYEELTLPGGQFGLGFKRSYSEDGKLIGFGHSGLGGSTGYCDIDNRFSIGVTLNKLNMGGVTAKIMQLVCSELNIPLPSDFYRFSERIADDDSNIAPLIN
- the LOC121781248 gene encoding LOW QUALITY PROTEIN: cryptochrome DASH, chloroplastic/mitochondrial-like (The sequence of the model RefSeq protein was modified relative to this genomic sequence to represent the inferred CDS: deleted 1 base in 1 codon) — its product is MCSNAARAEQTIHPVPGLGSDEMERVAHQTFTRYTSDAMPPRKGKGVAIVWFRNDLRILDNEVLHTAWASSQALLPVYCVDPRLFGATHHFGFPKTGAMRSQFLIECLSDLKQNLMKRGLNLLIQQGKPEQILPSLAKAYGVHTVYAQKETCSEEVNVEKLVSKNLRKVVLPSAEGVSTKHKSSNVTNLDLIWGCTMYHIDDLPFNCTSLPDVYTQFRKSVESNSTIRSCIKVPASLGPMPDVKDWGCIPDASMLGIQPEKASKGMSFTGGESAALSRVHEYFWKKDLLRTYKVTRNGMLGPDYSTKFSPWLAFGSLSPRFIYEEVKRYEKLRVSNDSTYWVLFELIWRDYFIFLSIKAGNSLFYVGGPRGVQTNWSQDQALFDAWRNGQTGYPLVDANMKELLATGFMSNRGRQIVCSFLVRDMGVDWRIGAEWFESCLLDYDPCSNYGNWTYGAGVGNDPREDRYFSILKQGQSYDPDGEFVAYWLPQVKPLPKEKRHNPGMMMYMKPIVALKFGNTKASGARRGGVEEKKGKSYRGNRVQ